One Panicum virgatum strain AP13 chromosome 9K, P.virgatum_v5, whole genome shotgun sequence genomic region harbors:
- the LOC120649642 gene encoding BTB/POZ domain-containing protein At5g66560-like produces the protein MQERRKTAREMARGEERERERGREQQQPAAAGSKGQAWFCTTGLPSDVVIEVGNMTFHLHKFPLMSRSKKIHDLITNKESREAARGDTGGEPEEDAGEIREEEVEVVLEEDEEADAHRIRLPEFPGGAEAFELAAKFCYGVKLDLTPATAAPLRCAAERLGMSDDHSDDNLISRADRFISQTVLRNPRDAIRALKSCEGLLPLADNLGLLSRCVDAIAAKAAASTPTALFGWPIADDARAGDRQRRKNGAAAGATWFDDLAGLSLATFTRVIAAMKERGVGPEVIEGALIAYAKRSIPGLSRTGRHVGAAATAAAAPPPSDGDQKALLETVIANLPEETIKSSAHTGTAVGATAARVLFGLLRTASILHASEASRDMLERRTAARLPDAAVDDLLIPSYSYLVETLYDVDCVERVVRHFLEGRGVAEEGNDDECNEAETPGREASRRAMLAVGRLIDAYLGEIATDANLKPDKFCDLAWALPDGARVYDDGLYRAVDIYLKAHPGLSEEEKEKVSGVVDGRKLTLEACTHAAQNERLPLRTVVQVLFFEQLQLRRAIARTIMANEGGAAGSGEEGGDSDGGGTWRVATRGNQMLRLDMDSMRSRVQELERECTSMRKAIEKMDRRGGAAAADRGTPSAADGRWGSMVTKRFGCKFPAQVCQSQQRTVVARPRRPRIEQSP, from the exons ATgcaagagaggaggaagaccgCGCGGGAGATGGCTCGTGGGGAGGaacgggagcgggagcgggggcgggagcagcagcagccggcggcggccggctccaAAGGCCAAGCATG GTTCTGCACCACAGGATTGCCCAGCGATGTCGTGATCGAGGTGGGCAACATGACCTTCCATCTCCACAAG TTCCCGTTAATGTCACGGAGCAAGAAGATTCACGACCTCATCACGAACAAGGAATCACGCGAGGCAGCCCGGGGAGACACAGGAGGGGAGCCAGAAGAAGATGCCGGGGAGATCAGAGAGGAGGAAGTGGAAGTGGTgctggaggaggatgaggaggcggACGCGCACCGCATCCGCCTCCCGGAGTtccccggcggcgcggaggcgttCGAGCTGGCCGCCAAGTTCTGCTACGGCGTCAAGCTCGACCtcacgccggccaccgccgcgccgctgcgctgcgcggccGAGCGCCTCGGCATGTCCGACGACCACTCGGACGACAACCTCATCTCCCGCGCCGACCGGTTCATATCGCAGACCGTCCTGAGGAACCCCAGGGACGCCATCCGCGCGCTCAAGTCCTGCGAgggcctcctccccctcgccgACAACCTCGGCCTCTTGTCGCGCTGCGTGGACGCCATTGCCGCCAAGGCCGCCGCGTCCACGCCCACGGCGCTCTTCGGCTGGCCCATCGCCGACGACGCCAGGGCCGGCGACCGCCAGCGCCGCaagaacggcgccgccgccggagccaccTGGTTCGACGACCTCGCCGGTCTGTCCCTGGCCACGTTCACCCGTGTCATTGCCGCCATGAAGGAGCGTGGCGTCGGCCCGGAGGTTATCGAGGGGGCTCTCATTGCGTACGCCAAGCGGTCCATCCCCGGGCTGTCGCGAACCGGCCGGcatgtcggcgccgccgccacggcggccgcggcaccgccgccgtcggatGGGGACCAGAAGGCGCTTCTCGAGACCGTCATTGCCAACCTCCCCGAGGAAACCATCAAGAGCAGTGCCCACACCGGCACCGCCGTGGGCGCCACCGCGGCGCGCGTCCTCTTCGGCCTCCTGCGCACGGCGAGCATCCTGCACGCGTCCGAGGCATCCCGCGACATGCTCGAGCGGCGCACCGCCGCGCGGCTgccggacgccgccgtcgacgacctGCTCATCCCGAGCTACTCGTATCTCGTGGAGACGCTCTACGACGTGGACTGCGTCGAGCGCGTCGTGCGGCACTTCCTGGAAGGCCGCGGCGTCGCCGAGGAGGGCAACGACGACGAGTGCAACGAGGCGGAGACGCCAGGCAGGGAGGCTAGCCGACGAGCCATGCTTGCCGTGGGGCGGCTAATCGACGCGTACTTGGGGGAGATCGCGACGGATGCCAACCTTAAGCCGGACAAGTTCTGCGACCTCGCCTGGGCGTTGCCGGACGGCGCTCGCGTGTACGACGACGGCCTTTACCGGGCTGTCGACATCTACCTCAAG GCTCATCCAGGGCTGAGcgaagaggagaaggagaaggtgagCGGCGTGGTGGACGGGCGCAAGCTGACGCTGGAGGCGTGCACGCACGCGGCGCAGAACGAGCGGCTGCCGCTGAGGACGGTCGTGCAGGTGCTCTTCTTCGAGCAGCTCCAGCTCCGCAGGGCCATCGCGCGGACGATCATGGCGAAcgagggcggggcggcgggatCGGGGGAGGAAGGCGGCGACAGCGACGGTGGCGGGACGTGGCGCGTGGCCACACGGGGCAACCAGATGCTGCGGCTGGACATGGACAGCATGCGAAGCCGCGTGCAGGAGCTCGAGCGCGAGTGCACGAGCATGAGGAAAGCCATCGAGAAGATGGACCGGcgaggtggggcggcggcggcggataggGGAACACCGTCGGCGGCAGATGGGAGGTGGGGCTCGATGGTGACCAAGCGGTTTGGGTGCAAGTTCCCGGCACAGGTCTGCCAGTCGCAGCAGCGGACGGTGGTGGCACGGCCTCGCCGGCCACGCATTGAGCAGAGCCCATGA